The proteins below come from a single Parageobacillus thermoglucosidasius genomic window:
- the ftsA gene encoding cell division protein FtsA, whose amino-acid sequence MSSNEIVVSLDIGTSSVKVIIGEMLNESLNIIGVGNVKSEGLKKGAIVDIDKTVQSIKRAVEQAERMVGLTIRRVIVGVTGNHVQLQDCHGIVAVSSENREITDEDVARVMDAAQVVSIPPDREIIGVIPRQFIVDGLDGINDPRGMLGVRLEMEGTIITGAKTILHNLLRCVERAGLEISDICLQPLAAGSIALSDDEKNLGVALVDIGGGSTTVAIFEQGFLQATSVLPVGGDHITKDLSIGLRTSTEDAEKIKLKHGHAFYDLASDEEVFDVPVIGTDQHQQFSQLEIADIIEARLEEIFQMVQQEIRKLGFRDLPGGYVLTGGVANMPGILELAHVVLGSSVRIAMPDYIGVRDPQYTTGVGLIKFAYRQAALQGKSVPVAAAVMEPMEKRPQKQQQPKQKKKEATFGKKVKKFFGYFFE is encoded by the coding sequence ATGAGCAGCAATGAAATCGTCGTTAGTCTTGATATTGGCACATCCAGCGTCAAAGTCATAATCGGGGAAATGTTAAACGAGTCACTCAACATTATTGGAGTGGGAAATGTAAAATCGGAAGGGCTGAAGAAAGGGGCCATTGTTGATATAGATAAAACGGTGCAATCGATCAAAAGAGCGGTTGAGCAGGCAGAACGAATGGTCGGCTTAACGATCCGCCGAGTCATTGTCGGCGTGACTGGCAATCATGTGCAGCTTCAAGATTGCCACGGCATCGTCGCCGTTTCCAGCGAAAACCGGGAAATTACCGATGAAGATGTTGCGCGTGTCATGGACGCCGCGCAAGTTGTATCGATTCCTCCAGATCGGGAAATTATTGGCGTAATTCCGCGGCAGTTTATCGTTGATGGATTAGACGGGATTAATGATCCGCGGGGGATGCTCGGCGTCCGCCTCGAAATGGAAGGAACGATTATTACCGGTGCGAAAACGATTTTACATAACTTGCTTCGCTGCGTGGAAAGAGCCGGGCTGGAAATAAGCGATATTTGCTTACAGCCGCTAGCTGCTGGTTCCATTGCGCTGTCCGATGATGAAAAAAATTTAGGCGTGGCGCTAGTTGATATCGGCGGCGGTTCGACGACCGTTGCCATCTTTGAACAAGGTTTTTTGCAAGCAACTTCCGTTTTGCCCGTTGGAGGCGATCATATTACAAAAGACTTGTCGATCGGGCTCCGAACGTCGACGGAAGATGCGGAAAAAATAAAGCTGAAACATGGACACGCTTTTTATGATCTGGCTTCTGATGAAGAAGTATTTGATGTTCCGGTCATCGGCACTGATCAACATCAGCAGTTTAGCCAGCTGGAAATTGCCGATATTATTGAGGCGAGACTGGAAGAAATTTTTCAGATGGTTCAACAGGAAATCCGTAAGCTGGGATTTCGCGATTTGCCAGGCGGTTATGTGCTGACTGGCGGAGTAGCGAATATGCCCGGGATCTTGGAGTTAGCTCATGTCGTATTAGGAAGCAGTGTTCGCATCGCCATGCCTGATTATATAGGGGTGCGCGATCCGCAATATACGACAGGAGTCGGGCTGATAAAATTTGCCTACCGGCAAGCAGCGCTGCAAGGAAAATCAGTTCCTGTCGCTGCAGCGGTGATGGAGCCGATGGAAAAACGTCCGCAAAAACAACAACAACCGAAGCAAAAAAAGAAAGAAGCGACTTTTGGCAAAAAAGTGAAAAAGTTTTTCGGTTATTTCTTTGAATAG
- the ftsZ gene encoding cell division protein FtsZ, producing the protein MLEFDTTVDQLAKIKVIGVGGGGNNAVNRMIEHGVQGVEFIAVNTDAQALNLSKAPIKLQIGAKLTRGLGAGANPEVGKKAAEESKEQIEEALKGADMVFVTAGMGGGTGTGAAPVIAQIARELGALTVGVVTRPFTFEGRKRATQAANGIAAMKEAVDTLIVIPNDRLLEIVDKNTPMLEAFREADNVLRQGVQGISDLIAVPGLINLDFADVKTIMSNKGSALMGIGVASGENRAAEAAKKAISSPLLETSIDGAQGVLMNITGGTNLSLYEVQEAADIVASAADQDVNMIFGSVINEDLKDEIVVTVIATGFNENVASQSRPSRTGFGTIPKITTAPKREKREEPVQDYAALRSSQVEDPLDIPAFLRNRNRRR; encoded by the coding sequence ATGTTGGAGTTTGACACTACAGTTGATCAATTGGCTAAGATTAAGGTGATAGGAGTTGGCGGCGGCGGTAACAATGCCGTCAATCGGATGATTGAACATGGTGTGCAAGGTGTTGAGTTTATTGCGGTGAATACAGACGCGCAAGCGTTAAATTTATCGAAAGCACCAATAAAGCTGCAAATTGGCGCAAAATTAACGCGCGGCTTGGGAGCTGGCGCGAACCCGGAAGTGGGAAAAAAAGCGGCAGAAGAGAGCAAAGAGCAAATTGAAGAAGCGCTGAAAGGCGCGGATATGGTGTTCGTTACCGCGGGAATGGGCGGCGGAACAGGAACTGGCGCTGCTCCAGTGATTGCGCAAATCGCCCGTGAGTTAGGGGCATTGACGGTTGGTGTTGTGACTCGCCCATTTACGTTTGAAGGGAGAAAGCGGGCGACACAGGCGGCAAACGGAATCGCCGCTATGAAAGAAGCGGTCGATACATTGATTGTCATTCCAAACGACCGTTTATTAGAAATTGTCGACAAAAATACACCGATGCTCGAAGCGTTCCGCGAAGCGGATAACGTTCTGCGCCAAGGGGTGCAAGGCATCTCTGACTTAATCGCGGTGCCGGGGCTTATTAACTTGGACTTTGCCGATGTGAAAACCATTATGTCCAACAAAGGCTCTGCGCTGATGGGCATCGGCGTGGCCAGCGGGGAAAACCGTGCGGCAGAAGCGGCGAAAAAAGCTATTTCTAGCCCGTTGCTTGAAACGTCGATTGATGGGGCGCAAGGCGTGTTAATGAACATTACCGGCGGCACGAATTTAAGCCTTTATGAGGTGCAAGAAGCTGCCGATATTGTCGCATCTGCGGCTGACCAAGATGTTAATATGATTTTCGGCTCGGTCATTAATGAAGACTTAAAAGATGAAATTGTTGTAACGGTTATTGCGACTGGGTTTAATGAAAATGTGGCATCACAATCGCGCCCATCCCGCACTGGATTTGGCACGATTCCAAAAATCACGACGGCTCCTAAACGGGAAAAGCGCGAAGAACCTGTTCAAGATTATGCAGCGCTGCGTTCCTCGCAAGTCGAAGATCCGCTTGACATTCCTGCTTTTCTCCGCAATCGCAACCGCCGCCGCTAA
- the spoIIGA gene encoding sigma-E processing peptidase SpoIIGA, whose amino-acid sequence MAVYLDVVWLLNVCFDSLLLWLTAIMLKRAVVWWRVLLGAFIGGLLVVMMFTPFSPYVQHPVSKIVFSLLIVFAAFGFKRIRYFLENLFAFYFVTFTVGGGMIAVHYFLQQQMNIHNGMLMTHSLGVGDPVSWTFVLLGFPALWIFSRARINGIREKKLRFEHIIDVLIVFDGVPIQLRGLIDSGNQLYDPLTKTPVMIVEMDKVKKVLPEELVGHLPFAASMDWLHQAQLEKWAPRLRIVPYRVVGSEQRFLVAIKPDRIMLCYEQQWLEVEKGLIGLNETNLSGDGEYECIVHPKMVQMGKQITAS is encoded by the coding sequence TTGGCCGTTTATTTGGACGTCGTTTGGCTGTTAAACGTTTGTTTTGACAGTTTATTGCTTTGGCTGACAGCGATTATGTTAAAGCGGGCTGTCGTGTGGTGGCGGGTATTACTTGGAGCGTTCATTGGCGGATTACTTGTCGTTATGATGTTTACGCCATTTTCGCCGTATGTTCAGCATCCGGTAAGCAAAATCGTCTTCTCGCTCCTCATTGTTTTCGCGGCGTTTGGCTTTAAACGGATACGGTATTTTTTGGAAAACCTTTTTGCTTTTTATTTTGTGACATTTACGGTCGGAGGAGGGATGATTGCCGTTCATTATTTTTTACAACAGCAAATGAATATTCATAATGGCATGCTGATGACACATTCCCTCGGTGTCGGGGATCCGGTCAGTTGGACATTTGTTTTATTAGGATTTCCAGCATTATGGATATTTTCGCGGGCGCGCATCAACGGGATTCGCGAAAAAAAATTGCGATTTGAACACATTATCGACGTTCTTATTGTGTTTGATGGTGTCCCGATTCAGCTAAGAGGGCTTATCGATAGCGGAAACCAGCTTTATGACCCGCTGACCAAAACGCCCGTTATGATTGTGGAGATGGATAAAGTTAAAAAAGTGTTGCCGGAGGAATTAGTGGGCCATCTTCCGTTTGCAGCGTCGATGGATTGGCTCCATCAAGCGCAATTGGAAAAGTGGGCGCCTCGCCTTCGCATTGTTCCCTATCGTGTTGTCGGGAGCGAGCAGCGATTTTTAGTTGCGATTAAGCCGGACCGCATTATGCTGTGTTACGAGCAACAATGGCTGGAAGTGGAAAAAGGGCTCATCGGATTAAACGAAACTAACTTGTCTGGCGATGGAGAATATGAGTGTATTGTACATCCGAAAATGGTACAAATGGGAAAGCAAATCACCGCTTCATAA
- the sigE gene encoding RNA polymerase sporulation sigma factor SigE, giving the protein MKKWKLRITYFLYKLLKKLGIKMDELYYIGGSEALPPPLTKEEEEMLIGKLSDGDETARSLLIERNLRLVVYIARKFENTGINIEDLISIGTIGLIKAVNTFNPEKKIKLATYASRCIENEILMHLRRNNKVRAEVSFDEPLNIDWDGNELLLSDVLGTEDDVITKDLEADVDRNLLFNALRQLSDREKQIMELRFGLSGGEEKTQKDVADLLGISQSYISRLEKRIIKRLRKEFNKMM; this is encoded by the coding sequence ATGAAAAAGTGGAAACTTCGCATCACTTATTTTTTGTATAAGTTGTTAAAAAAACTAGGAATAAAAATGGATGAATTGTATTATATCGGCGGGAGTGAGGCGCTGCCGCCGCCATTGACGAAAGAAGAAGAAGAAATGCTGATCGGAAAGCTTTCTGACGGGGATGAAACGGCAAGATCGCTTCTCATTGAGCGCAATTTGCGGCTTGTTGTCTATATTGCACGTAAATTCGAGAATACAGGAATCAACATCGAAGATTTGATTAGCATAGGAACGATCGGATTAATTAAAGCGGTAAACACGTTTAATCCGGAAAAAAAAATTAAATTGGCTACCTACGCTTCCCGCTGCATTGAAAATGAAATATTAATGCATTTGCGCCGGAATAATAAAGTCCGCGCGGAAGTATCGTTTGATGAACCGTTAAATATTGATTGGGACGGGAATGAACTGTTGCTGTCAGATGTGCTTGGAACAGAAGACGACGTGATCACAAAAGATTTGGAAGCAGACGTCGATAGGAATCTTTTATTTAATGCGTTGCGCCAGCTGAGCGACCGTGAAAAACAAATTATGGAACTTCGCTTTGGACTTTCTGGTGGAGAAGAAAAAACGCAAAAAGACGTTGCCGACTTGCTCGGCATATCGCAATCTTACATATCTCGGCTAGAAAAACGGATTATTAAGCGTCTTCGCAAAGAATTCAACAAAATGATGTAA
- the sigG gene encoding RNA polymerase sporulation sigma factor SigG has translation MTRNKVEICGVDTSKLPVLKNEEMRELFKRMHEGDLEAREKLVNGNLRLVLSVIQRFNNRGEFVDDLFQVGCIGLMKSIDNFDLSQNVKFSTYAVPMIIGEIRRYLRDNNPIRVSRSLRDIAYKALQVREKLMGEAAKEPTTEEIANVLGIPHEEVVFALDAIQDPVSLFEPIYNDGGDPIYVMDQLSDERNGDSQWIEEIALKEGLCRLNEREKMIIRKRFFQGKTQMEVAEEIGISQAQVSRLEKAAIRQMNKNIQV, from the coding sequence TTGACAAGAAACAAAGTGGAGATTTGCGGAGTAGATACCTCAAAGCTGCCAGTGCTAAAAAATGAAGAAATGAGGGAACTGTTCAAGCGAATGCATGAAGGGGATTTAGAGGCAAGGGAAAAATTGGTGAATGGAAATTTACGCCTTGTATTAAGTGTGATTCAGCGGTTTAACAATCGCGGTGAGTTTGTGGATGATTTGTTTCAAGTTGGTTGTATCGGACTTATGAAATCCATTGATAATTTTGATTTAAGCCAAAATGTGAAATTTTCAACGTATGCGGTACCAATGATTATTGGGGAAATCCGCAGATATTTGCGTGACAACAATCCGATCCGCGTTTCCCGCTCGCTTCGTGATATTGCTTATAAAGCGCTGCAAGTGCGTGAAAAATTAATGGGGGAGGCGGCGAAAGAGCCGACGACCGAAGAAATTGCCAATGTGCTTGGCATTCCCCACGAAGAAGTGGTGTTTGCTTTAGATGCGATTCAAGATCCTGTTTCATTATTTGAACCGATTTATAACGATGGCGGCGATCCGATTTATGTGATGGACCAATTAAGCGATGAACGCAACGGCGACAGCCAGTGGATTGAAGAAATCGCCCTGAAAGAAGGGCTGTGCCGTCTGAATGAACGAGAAAAAATGATCATCCGCAAGCGTTTTTTTCAAGGAAAAACGCAAATGGAGGTTGCGGAAGAAATCGGAATTTCCCAAGCGCAAGTATCGCGGCTCGAAAAAGCAGCAATACGCCAAATGAACAAAAATATCCAAGTGTAA
- a CDS encoding YlmC/YmxH family sporulation protein, giving the protein MVRISEFQTKDVVNVANGKKLGNIGDIDIDLETGQIQSLIILGAGKVLGLFGREEETVIPWQNIVKVGADVILVRLHESE; this is encoded by the coding sequence ATGGTGAGAATTTCCGAATTTCAAACAAAGGACGTTGTCAACGTGGCAAACGGGAAAAAATTAGGGAACATCGGGGACATAGATATTGACTTAGAGACAGGGCAAATACAATCGCTGATCATCTTGGGGGCGGGAAAGGTGCTCGGCTTGTTTGGCAGGGAAGAGGAAACAGTGATTCCGTGGCAAAATATCGTCAAAGTCGGTGCGGATGTCATTTTAGTGCGCTTACATGAAAGTGAATAA